The Podospora pseudopauciseta strain CBS 411.78 chromosome 7 map unlocalized CBS411.78m_7.2, whole genome shotgun sequence genome contains a region encoding:
- a CDS encoding uncharacterized protein (COG:S; EggNog:ENOG503NX9U): protein MGLAIYLVIFLLSIAVLYYQATKSIPSRLNSDQAPKSRFELVPACASGLPTRADGIDIIFVHGLGSNPDSTWRATKHATRQATTADIPEEAATDNEQFVNWVSDFLPSDLLPAVSRDVRLFFYNYDSYWKRDAVHTRLTNLGNELLEHIGGIRMSEREQSRSLIFVAHSFGGLVVKRALVQARASRDFGHVAEHAQTIIFLGTPHRGTSFGLWGWLAAKGLQPLGSNPSILADLEYDSFSLYDLHKDFMAVAPHDLRVFNFFEKRPTRILRLWFVRLERFCVHEQSATYEGRNVRNIGLSVDHYGLNKFASKNESYQSILSKLTESIRASARPVKHHYAVPLGRVGTYTERVGLSAELEQKLHIRHEKASVPYAVSVYGLGGVGKSQLALDYAEKHKHDYNPILWIDATDEERVRSSFKICAAELGLTVEGGENQGSIITDAGVRAVLRWLCERSEADDEWLLIVDNADDVSWGIQKVMPRGNRGRVIITSRDEQSTKLVGGTCELVRVGDMSPPEGRALLLRHLQLDEELAPGGIKDDCDRVVKKLEFLALAIDIAGAYIGSHSPSDKALQRYLADYERHRDELLQMDFFRGLLATDKTVWTVWDTTLEKIAMENKGLRPDVLLTFLAHFKGGIIQDEMFRLASLGMEKVKANMGEEESERMPFELQQFLPLAGDKWDDFRYQQGCRLLLRYSLLQRVDQGWAGVTMHGLVRWRAMLSHRSWPWRQWYMVFVLAACYQNIEEEQPEFRRHLVGHLPDIDGDNVQEREYFLRYPSFIGATIGKIYYDEGRWEEAEKLNVQVMEARKTKLGADHPSTLASMANLASTYRNQGRWEEAEKLEVQVMETSKTKLGTDHPDTLTSMANLASTYRNQGRWEEAEKLEVQVMETSKTNLGTDHPDTLTSMANLASTYSNQGRWEEAEKLNVQVMETRKTKLGADHPSTLTSMANLASTFWNQGRWEEAEKLFVQVMETRKTKLGTDHPDTLTSMANLASTYRNQGRWEEAEKLFVQVMETRKTKLGADHPSTLASMANLASTYSNQGRWEEAEKLNVQVMETRETKLGADHPSTLTSMANLASTYRNQGRWEEAEKLFVQVMETRKTKLGADHPSTLASMANLASTYSNQGRWEEAEKLEVQVMETSKTKLGADHPDTLSSMANLASTFWNQGRWEEAEKLFVQVMEARKTKLGTDHPSTLTSMANLASTYSNQGRWEEAEKLEVQVMETSKTKLGADHPDTLSSMANLASTFWNQGRWEEAEKLFVQVMETRKTKLGADHPSTLASMANLASTYSNQGRWEEAEKLNVQVMETSKIKLGADHPSTLASMANLASTYSNQGRWEEAEKLEVQVVETSKTKLGADHPNTLTSMANLAFTWKSQGRHADALALMKNCAQAQQRVLGDEHPYTLKSLATVAKWSS from the exons ATGGGCCTAGCTATATACCTGGTCATCTTCCTGCTCTCGATTGCAGTCCTCTACTACCAGGCCACGAAGAGCATCCCCAGCCGACTCAACTCCGACCAAGCTCCGAAATCAAGATTTGAGCTCGTTCCAGCGTGCGCCAGTGGTTTACCGACGAGGGCGGACGGGATTGA TATTATCTTTGTACACGGCCTAGGGTCCAACCCCGACTCGACATGGCGGGCGACGAAACATGCGACGAGACAAGCGACGACGGCCGATATACCTGAAGAAGCGGCGACGGACAACGAACAGTTTGTGAACTGGGTCAGCGACTTTCTCCCTAGTGACCTCCTTCCGGCGGTCAGCAGAGATGTCCGCCTATTCTTTTACAACTACGATTCATACTGGAAGAGGGATGCGGTGCACACACGGTTGACAAACCTTGGGAATGAACTGCTTGAGCATATTGGAGGGATCCGGATGTCCGAGAGG GAGCAAAGCCGGAGCTTGATCTTTGTAGCACATAGTTTTGGGGGGCTCGTGGTTAAACGG GCACTTGTTCAAGCCCGAGCTAGTCGAGACTTTGGCCACGTCGCGGAGCATGCTCAAACAATTATCTTCCTGGGTACGCCGCATCGCGGGACCAGTTTCGGCCTATGGGGTTGGCTTGCGGCAAAGGGCCTCCAGCCTCTCGGGTCGAACCCGTCAATCCTGGCCGATTTGGAGTATGATTCATTTTCGCTATACGACTTGCATAAGGATTTTATGGCGGTGGCTCCACACGATTTGCGTGTGTTTAACTTCTTTGAAAAGCGGCCGACACGTATTCTTCGGCTATGGTTCGTTCGGCTAGAGCGATTT TGTGTCCATGAGCAATCCGCCACATATGAGGGCCGGAATGTTCGAAACATTGGGCTATCGGTCGATCACTATGGGCTCAACAAATTTGCGTCTAAGAACGAAAGCTATCAGTCAATACTTTCGAAACTTACCGAATCAATCAGAGCCTCCGCTCGGCCGGTGAAGCATCACTACGCTGTACCGCTCGGGAGGGTAGGTACCTATACGGAGCGGGTCGGACTATCGGCGGAACTCGAGCAGAAGTTGCATATAAGGCATGAAAAAGCAAGCGTCCCATATGCAGTCTCTGTTTACGGATTGGGCGGTGTTGGTAAGTCGCAGCTAGCGCTGGACTATGCCGAGAAGCACAAACATGATTACAACCCGATTCTCTGGATAGACGCGACGGACGAGGAGAGAGTACGATCTAGTTTCAAGATATGTGCTGCGGAGCTGGGACTCACCGTGGAGGGCGGCGAAAACCAAGGATCGATTATTACGGATGCAGGGGTCCGGGCAGTACTTAGATGGCTTTGCGAGCGAAGTGAGGCGGATGACGAATGGCTATTGATTGTGGACAATGCCGACGACGTTAGCTGGGGTATCCAGAAGGTCATGCCGAGGGGAAACCGAGGAAGGGTTATTATTACCAGCCGAGACGAGCAAAGTACCAAGTTAGTCGGCGGGACCTGCGAATTGGTCCGTGTTGGCGACATGTCGCCACCGGAAGGGAGGGCGCTTCTCCTCCGACATCTGCAACTCGACGAAGAGCTGGCCCCTGGGGGCATCAAAGACGACTGTGATAGGGTGGTGAAAAAGCTGGAATTCTTAGCACTTGCCATTGATATTGCTGGCGCCTATATCGGTAGCCATTCTCCTTCTGACAAGGCTTTGCAGCGATACCTCGCGGACTATGAGAGGCACCGCGACGAGCTCCTCCAGATGGACTTTTTTAGAGGGTTATTGGCGACGGACAAGACGGTGTGGACAGTATGGGACACCACGCTCGAGAAAATCGCGATGGAAAATAAAGGCCTGCGACCTGATGTATTGCTGACGTTTCTTGCACATTTTAAGGGTGGTATTATCCAGGATGAGATGTTTCGTCTGGCCAGTCTTGGCATGGAAAAAGTCAAGGCTAATatgggggaagaggagagcgAAAGGATGCCCTTTGAACTGCAGCAATTCCTTCCACTCGCTGGAGACAAATGGGATGATTTTCGATATCAGCAGGGCTGCCGTCTACTGCTCCGTTATAGCTTATTGCAGCGAGTCGACCAGGGGTGGGCTGGCGTGACTATGCATGGCCTGGTTCGGTGGCGGGCAATGCTAAGCCACCGAAGCTGGCCATGGCGGCAGTGGTATATGGTATTTGTTTTGGCAGCGTGCTATCAGAACATCGAGGAGGAACAGCCTGAGTTCCGTCGACATCTAGTTGGACACTTGCCAGATATTGATGGGGATAATGTCCAGGAACGGGAGTATTTTTTGAGATATCCAAGTTTCATCGGGGCGACGATAGGAAAAATATATTACGACGAaggccggtgggaggaggccgagaagctgaacgtgcaggtgatggaggctCGGAAGACTaagcttggggccgatcaCCCTTCTACGCTGGcgagcatggccaacctAGCGTCGACATATAGGaaccagggccggtgggaggaggccgagaagctggaggtgcaggtgatggagacaagcaagaccaagcttgggACCGATCACCCAGATACGCTGAcgagcatggccaacctAGCGTCGACATATAGGaaccagggccggtgggaggaggccgagaagctggaggtgcaggtgatggagacaAGCAAGACCAATCTTGGGACCGATCACCCAGATACGCTGAcgagcatggccaacctAGCGTCGACATATAGCAACCAaggccggtgggaggaggccgagaagctgaacgtgcaggtgatggagactcggaagaccaagcttggggccgatcaCCCTTCTACGCTAAcgagcatggccaacctAGCGTCGACATTTTGGaaccagggccggtgggaggaggccgagaagctgtttgtgcaggtgatggagactcggaagaccaagcttgggACCGATCACCCAGATACGCTGAcgagcatggccaacctAGCGTCGACATATAGGaaccagggccggtgggaggaggccgagaagctgtttgtgcaggtgatggagactcggaagaccaagcttggggccgatcaCCCTTCTACGCTGGcgagcatggccaacctAGCGTCGACATATAGCaaccagggccggtgggaggaggccgagaagctgaacgtgcaggtgatggagactcgggagaccaagcttggggccgaCCACCCTTCTACGCTAAcgagcatggccaacctAGCGTCGACATATAGGaaccagggccggtgggaggaggccgagaagctgtttgtgcaggtgatggagactcggaagaccaagcttggggccgatcaCCCTTCTACGCTGGcgagcatggccaacctAGCGTCGACATATAGCaaccagggccggtgggaggaggccgagaagctggaggtgcaggtgatggagacgagcaagaccaagcttggggccgatcaCCCAGATACGCTGTcgagcatggccaacctAGCGTCGACATTTTGGaaccagggccggtgggaggaggccgagaagctgtttgtgcaggtgatggaggctcggaagaccaagcttgggACCGATCACCCTTCTACGCTAAcgagcatggccaacctAGCGTCGACATATAGCaaccagggccggtgggaggaggccgagaagctggaggtgcaggtgatggagacgagcaagaccaagcttggggccgatcaCCCAGATACGCTGTcgagcatggccaacctAGCGTCGACATTTTGGaaccagggccggtgggaggaggccgagaagctgtttgtgcaggtgatggagactcggaagaccaagcttggggccgatcaCCCTTCTACGCTGGCGAGCATGGCCAACTTAGCGTCGACATATAGCaaccagggccggtgggaggaggccgagaagctgaacgtgcaggtgatggagacgagTAAGATAaagcttggggccgatcaCCCTTCTACGCTGGcgagcatggccaacctAGCGTCGACATATAGCaaccagggccggtgggaggaggccgagaagctggaggtgcaggtggtggagacaagcaagaccaagcttggggccgatcaCCCAAATACGCTGACGAGCATGGCTAACCTCGCTTTTACTTGGAAAAGCCAAGGACGACACGCAGACGCTTTAGCACTGATGAAGAACTGTGCTCAAGCTCAGCAGCGAGTGCTTGGCGACGAGCATCCATACACACTAAAGTCTCTGGCCACCGTAGCTAAGTGGAGTAGTTAG
- a CDS encoding uncharacterized protein (EggNog:ENOG503P2CP) has translation MKACNMHSPADLWFGEIPLTKTPLDMSAAQLNRQKYQMSSYSHIPFPPSSAPNRDRLSPYDEVTVQNAQSEPDNKAGPITHVPGEPAVRLIPDQVRIHISSHLDTPLLDELYEHLWLIARKCGRNIDPLHTQKVKGRSIVPTEDPRLHLTWHRDRIYIKPVPVFLLNYQFWTTYLQTATQNSSCGMPEELGFDSSIATGFLRTYALLVPHRLDFELAKEAHLIPGDVENWLQWSKFISHFYHLSDENVARRYHYGQLRLSWLNWAVRMFRPQHARTWWFYEVPHWSITAFMSRATVPLLFLFAGISLALSSMQVALSVPTDDPWFHGLGESKLQNIGRAFWVFSIAVILGWAAIGALLLGIPTAILVWQVSWGFMREKRRRAGTSAG, from the coding sequence ATGAAGGCCTGCAATATGCACAGCCCCGCGGATCTGTGGTTTGGTGAAATTCCCCTCACAAAGACGCCCTTGGACATGTCCGCCGCTCAGCTTAACCGTCAAAAATACCAAATGTCTAGTTATTCCCATATTCCTTTccctccatcctccgctCCGAACAGAGATCGTCTCAGCCCTTACGATGAAGTGACTGTTCAGAATGCGCAATCCGAGCCAGATAATAAGGCGGGGCCTATAACGCATGTTCCAGGAGAGCCCGCTGTCAGACTAATCCCCGACCAAGTCCGCATTCATATCTCGAGTCACCTGGATACTCCGCTCCTCGATGAGCTTTACGAACATCTCTGGCTTATTGCGAGGAAATGCGGTCGAAACATCGACCCGCTCCATACACAAAAGGTCAAAGGTCGAAGCATTGTCCCTACCGAGGATCCTAGACTCCATCTCACCTGGCACCGGGACAGGATCTATATAAAGCCTGTTCCAGTCTTCCTTCTCAACTATCAATTTTGGACAACATATCTACAGACCGCGACGCAGAACTCATCTTGTGGGATGCCCGAAGAGTTGGGCTTCGACAGCTCGATTGCGACTGGATTCTTGCGGACATATGCTTTGCTCGTGCCGCACCGTCTGGATTTCGAATTAGCGAAAGAGGCCCACCTTATCCCTGGCGACGTGGAGAACTGGCTTCAATGGTCGAAATTCATCAGCCATTTCTATCACCTCTCTGATGAGAACGTTGCGAGGCGATATCACTACGGACAGCTGCGCCTCTCGTGGCTGAACTGGGCCGTCCGCATGTTCCGCCCACAGCACGCGCGAACTTGGTGGTTCTACGAGGTCCCGCATTGGTCTATCACCGCTTTTATGTCGAGAGCGACCGTACCTCTACTGTTCTTGTTTGCCGGTATATCCCTCGCTCTGTCATCAATGCAAGTTGCACTCTCGGTGCCGACAGACGACCCGTGGTTTCATGGACTAGGAGAGTCTAAATTACAAAATATCGGCCGGGCGTTCTGGGTATTCTCTATTGCTGTAATACTGGGTTGGGCAGCTATAGGGGCCCTCTTACTCGGCATTCCAACTGCTATCCTGGTGTGGCAAGTTTCATGGGGGTTTATGAGAGAGAAGAGACGACGGGCGGGCACTTCTGCGGGGTAA